Part of the Roseofilum capinflatum BLCC-M114 genome, CAATGCGGATACCTCCGGCTTCATCCCAACGGAAGGGTGGGGCAGAAGTTTTGAATTCAAGTTGGGTTGTCATGGAAGGTTTGTCAGGTTATCTGGCTGTAGTCCAATGTTAACGCTGGAGGTGGAACCCTAGTTTCGGAGAAGCCCGGTTTCTCCAAGAAACCGGGCTTCTGGCTCCCACCAATAGCGCCAGGGGTGGGGGCAGGTTTCGCTTCGCGACATGAACACAGAGTTGATGGTTGGTGTCGAAAATCTGGGTGAAACCTGCCCCTACGGGATGATTGAATTGATTTGTAGGGGCGGGTTATACCACAATCTAGAATACCAATCGATCGCTTTGCTGAACCCGCCCCCCCAACCGTTGGGCTAAATTGAATCAATTAACAATGAGCAAATTATCGTAGGGTGGGCAGGAGGATAAGCAAAATGATTCAAATCCTACAAGCATACCCTGCCCACCTTTGACTAAATTGGATAAAGTATTTTCAACCAGGAGGCAAGACTATTGGTTAGTTCAATTAATATCGATTCTCTGATTACAACCGATCCTAAACTGCGTTCTGGGCGGCCGATTATTGCAGGGACGGGAACCTCCGTGCGTCGCGTGGCGGCTCTGTACAATCAAGGATATGGAGCAGAGGAAATTGCGCGGCGATTGGATCATTTAACGTTAACTCAAGTGTATGCGGCTTTAACGTATTATCATGCCAATCGGGAAGCGATGGATGGCGATTTACAGGCAGAACAAGATGCCTATACTCAGTTGGCCCAACAACACTATCAACAGAGAAAAGCATGAGTGTGATTCGTCGTCTCGGAGAAGCCCGGTTTCTCCAAGAAACCGGGCTTCTGGCTCCCACCCATAGCGCCAGGGGTGGGGGCAGGTTTCGCTTCGCGACATGAATACAACATTGATGGGTGGGTGGCGAAAATCTGGGTGAAACCTGCCCCTACGGGATGATTGAATTGATTCTTTGCTAGTCATGGCGAACGGAGTGAAGCCATCTTTTCACTGTAGTGCCATGATACAGCTAAAATAGTGCTTTGTTTGTAGTAAGCACGAAGAGTGCTTAAAAGCCTAGCTGGA contains:
- a CDS encoding DUF433 domain-containing protein, giving the protein MVSSINIDSLITTDPKLRSGRPIIAGTGTSVRRVAALYNQGYGAEEIARRLDHLTLTQVYAALTYYHANREAMDGDLQAEQDAYTQLAQQHYQQRKA